Below is a window of Dietzia timorensis DNA.
CGTCTCCGCCGAGGACATTTTCCCGGTTGCGAACTCGGGCGACGATGTCGTCTACGAGGACGGCGACGATTGGGCCGATGACACCGACTGGGACGCCGTCGCGGCCGAATATGCCGACGACCTCGGCGACGAGTTCGACGAGGCCGAGGTGCTGCCGACCGTCGCGATAGTCGGACGCCCGAACGTGGGTAAGTCGACTCTGGTGAACCGCATTATCGGGCGCCGCGAAGCAGTGGTCGAGGACGTGCCGGGCGTGACCCGTGACCGCATCTCCTACGAGGGGCTGTGGAATGGGCGCCGATTCATGGTGCAGGACACAGGCGGCTGGGAGCAGGACGCGAAGGGGCTTCACCGTTCCATCGCACAGCAGGCCGAGATCGCGATGAATACCGCCGACGTCATCGTCCTCGTGGGTGACGGAACCGTCGGGATCACTTCCGGCGACGAGACGGTCGCCAAGACCCTGCGCCGCTCGGCGACGCCGGTGATTCTCGCGGTGAACAAGGTCGACTCGGAGAAGGCCGAACTCGAGGCCGCGGAGTTCTGGGGCCTTGGCCTCGACGAGCCGTTTGCGCTATCCGCCGCGCACGGCCGCGGCACGGGTGATCTGCTCGACAAGATCGTCGCGACGCTTCCGGACCGCGCCAAGGCCGCCGATACCGCAGAGGGCACGCCGCGCCGCGTGGCGCTTGTGGGAAAGCCCAACGTCGGTAAATCGAGTCTGCTCAACAAGCTGGTCGGGGAGGAGCGGTCTGTGGTCGACAACGTCGCCGGCACGACCGTCGATCCGGTCGACTCGCTTGTCGAGCTGGGCGGCAAGGTGTGGCGTTTCGTCGATACCGCCGGCCTGCGGCGAAAGGTCAACCAGGCCTTCGGGCACGAGTACTACGCCTCGCTGCGTACCAAGGGCGCGATTGAGGCGGCCGAAATCGTGATCCTCATGCTCGACGCTTCCGAACCTGTGACCGAGCAGGACCTGCGAGTGATCTCCATGGCCGCTGACGCCGGCCGGGCCGTGGTCATCGCGTTCAATAAGTGGGACCTCGTCGACGAGGACCGCCGCTACATGCTCGACAAGGAAATCGACCGTGAGATGAGCAAGATCCTCACGTGGGCGCATCGCGTGAACATCTCGGCGCAGACCGGGCGCGCGGTGCAGAAGCTCGTGCCCGCGATGGAGACCTCGCTCGATTCGTGGGACAAGCGCATCCCGACGGGTGTGCTCAATTCATGGCTCAAGGACGTTATCGCGGCGACCCCTCCGCCAATGCGGGGCGGGCGGCTGCCTCGAATCCGATTTGCGACGCAGGCGACAACGCGTCCGCCGACGTTCGTGCTGTTCTCCTCGGGCTTTATCGAGGCGGGCTACCGGCGATTCCTCGAGCGCAAGCTCCGCGAAACCTTCGGCTTCGACGGTTCGCCCGTGCGTATCAATGTGCGCGTGAAGGAACGCCGCCAGCGAAAGTAGATGCGCACGTCTCCCAAGTGGCCGGCCGCCCTACGGTGGCCGGCCACTTTTACTCCGCGAGGACCTTCGCGAGCCGTTCGAGAGAAGCCGGCGCGACGAGCCCCGGGTGGGTCACCGGCAGTTCGGTCACGTCCATGTCGGATACAAACGGCTCCCAGGTGGCCTCGTTCATCGCCTCCGGGTTGAGCCCAGCCTTGAAGAAGCGCACTTCGCCGTCATACTGCCTGGTGTCGTGATCCTTCATTATTCGGGCGTTGTGGCCGACCATATCGATGACGGCGGAGAGCGCCGATTCCGGGAGTGAGCCGAATGCTCCGCCCCGTGCCCGGATTGCGTCGAGCACGATGTCCCGGGTGAGCTCGCCATCGGCGCCCGTGGTGACATCGCTTCGGTCCACCCCTGCCATGGTGAGCATGCCCTCCAGTTGCTCTACTTCTGTAGGGTTCGGCAGGTCCTTCCAGAGTTCTGCCGGGTATGCGTCGAGCAGGACGAGCTTACGGATATCGACCGCGCGGGCACGTAACGCTACGGCGGTTTCCTGCGCGAGCACCCCGCCGACCGACCAGCCGACGAGGTCGACCTGCGTCGGGCGCGAATCGGCAGGAAGCGAATCGAGCAGGGCGAAGAAATCCTCGCTCGCACGGCGGGCTCCGTCGGCGATCGAGGCCACCGCGTCGGCGCTACGGGCAATGCCCGGCGACTGCACTGCGTATACGCCGCGTCCCGGTTCGAGGTGAGAGACGACCCCGGCGTAGGACCAGCCGAGTCCGCCGGCGGGGTGGAAGCACAGCACCGGTATGCCGTGTTCGTGGTGTCGCAGCGGGAACCACGGCGAAAGGGCCTGCGATTCCTCTCCGTCCCCGGAAATGACGTCGGCCAGCCGCCGTACCGTTTTCGCCCCGAAGATGTCGGCTATGCTCACCGATTCGGTGAGTGCTTCGCTGAGCGCCGTGGCGAGCCGAACCGCGACGAGCGAATTGCCGCCGAGGTCGAAGAAGTTGGCGGTGACGGAGACGTCGTCGAGCCCGAGTTCGTCGGCGAAATGCCGCGCGATGAGCTCTTCGCGCGAATCCGCGGGGCCCACGTGGTCTCCGAACTCCGCAGGCGCGGGCAACGCGCGCTGGTCGAGCTTGCCATTGATCGTCATGGGCAGTTCGTCGAGGCTCACCACGAGCGGAACCATGTAGTCGGGCAGCTTCGACGCGGCGTACGCCTTCACCTCTCCGGCGGCAGGAGCGTCCGAAGGCGATCCCGCTGGAACGAAGTATGCAACGAGCGTCAGCTGCCCCCCGAGCGTGCGGGCGACGACTGCGCACACACCCACTTTTTCGTGCTCGCCGATAACGGCCTCGATCTCGCCGAGCTCGAGACGCTGCCCGCGCAACTTCACCTGAGAATCGTTTCGCCCGTGGTACAGGAGTTGACCGTCTGGCCGCCACGATGCGATATCGCCGGTCGCATACATGCGGTGCGTTCCACCGGAGGTCTTGCCGGCGAACGGATCCGGAATGAATCGCTCGTCGGTGAGCTCGGGCTGCCCCAGGTATCCGCGGGCAAGCTGCACCCCGGCGAGGAAGAGTTGCCCCGGGGCGCCCACGGGCAGCGGGCGCAACTCGTCATCGAGCACGTAGCAGCGGGTATTCCACACGGGGGCGCCGATCGGGATAGTCGCCTCGCCTCGGTAGGTGAATGCGGTGACATCGATCGAAGCCTCGGTGGGACCGTAGAGATTGTGCAGTGCGACGTCGAGCCCCTTGACGCATGCCTCTGCGATACCGGCGTCGAGTGCCTCTCCGGAGACGACGACCTGCGAAAGATCAGGCAGTCCGCCCGGGCCGGCGTCGAGAAACACCTTGAGCGCACTGGGAACGAAGTGGCAGAAGGTCGTCCGCGATGCGCGCAGTTCTTCGGCCATCCGCGCCGGCTCGAGGTGGG
It encodes the following:
- the der gene encoding ribosome biogenesis GTPase Der, producing the protein MSDNEGGDVSAEDIFPVANSGDDVVYEDGDDWADDTDWDAVAAEYADDLGDEFDEAEVLPTVAIVGRPNVGKSTLVNRIIGRREAVVEDVPGVTRDRISYEGLWNGRRFMVQDTGGWEQDAKGLHRSIAQQAEIAMNTADVIVLVGDGTVGITSGDETVAKTLRRSATPVILAVNKVDSEKAELEAAEFWGLGLDEPFALSAAHGRGTGDLLDKIVATLPDRAKAADTAEGTPRRVALVGKPNVGKSSLLNKLVGEERSVVDNVAGTTVDPVDSLVELGGKVWRFVDTAGLRRKVNQAFGHEYYASLRTKGAIEAAEIVILMLDASEPVTEQDLRVISMAADAGRAVVIAFNKWDLVDEDRRYMLDKEIDREMSKILTWAHRVNISAQTGRAVQKLVPAMETSLDSWDKRIPTGVLNSWLKDVIAATPPPMRGGRLPRIRFATQATTRPPTFVLFSSGFIEAGYRRFLERKLRETFGFDGSPVRINVRVKERRQRK